One genomic region from Streptomyces sp. Li-HN-5-11 encodes:
- a CDS encoding OB-fold nucleic acid binding domain-containing protein, whose protein sequence is MSAVPRSEKPVGRFRRMLDRLSSSQEDLESEELREDAETAGCTRIGDCHDRQIVTVTGTLRTVTLRPRAGVPALEAELFDGTAALDVVWLGRRSIVGIEPGRKLIASGRISMSRGRRVLFNPKYELRPLGRE, encoded by the coding sequence ATGAGCGCTGTTCCCCGATCCGAAAAGCCGGTGGGCCGGTTCCGGCGCATGCTCGACCGGCTCTCCTCGTCGCAGGAGGACCTGGAGTCCGAGGAACTGCGGGAGGACGCCGAGACCGCGGGCTGTACGCGCATCGGCGACTGCCACGACCGGCAGATCGTCACGGTTACTGGTACCTTGCGCACAGTGACCCTGCGGCCACGAGCGGGAGTCCCGGCCCTGGAGGCCGAGCTCTTCGACGGCACCGCCGCCCTGGACGTGGTCTGGCTCGGCAGGCGCTCCATCGTCGGGATAGAACCCGGGCGCAAGCTGATCGCGTCGGGCCGGATCTCGATGAGCCGGGGCCGCCGGGTGCTGTTCAACCCGAAGTACGAACTGCGACCCCTCGGACGGGA
- a CDS encoding response regulator — MTRVLVVDDEPQIVRALVINLKARKYEVDAAPDGRTALDLAASRHPDVVVLDLGLPDMDGVEVIRGLRGWTRVPILVLSARHSSDEKVEALDAGADDYVTKPFGMDELLARLRAAVRRAEPVGAGEDDVQVETDEFTVDLAAKKVNRGGRDVRLTPTEWHLLEVLVRNTGRLVSQKQLLQEVWGPSYGTESNYLRVYMAQLRRKLEADPSHPKHFVTEPGMGYRFEK, encoded by the coding sequence ATGACCAGGGTGCTCGTGGTCGACGACGAGCCGCAGATCGTGCGCGCCCTCGTGATCAACCTCAAGGCACGCAAGTACGAGGTCGACGCCGCCCCCGACGGCAGGACCGCCCTCGACCTCGCCGCCTCCCGCCACCCCGACGTGGTGGTCCTCGACCTGGGCCTGCCCGACATGGACGGCGTCGAGGTGATCAGGGGGCTGCGCGGCTGGACCCGCGTGCCGATCCTGGTGCTGTCCGCCCGGCACTCCTCCGACGAGAAGGTCGAGGCGCTGGACGCGGGCGCCGACGACTACGTCACCAAGCCCTTCGGCATGGACGAGCTGCTGGCCCGGCTGCGCGCCGCCGTCCGCCGCGCCGAGCCCGTCGGAGCCGGCGAGGACGACGTGCAGGTGGAGACCGACGAGTTCACCGTCGACCTGGCCGCGAAGAAGGTCAACCGGGGCGGCAGGGACGTGCGGCTCACCCCGACCGAGTGGCACCTGCTGGAGGTGCTGGTGCGCAACACCGGCCGCCTGGTCAGCCAGAAGCAGCTGCTGCAGGAGGTGTGGGGGCCGTCGTACGGCACGGAGTCGAACTACCTGCGCGTGTACATGGCCCAGCTGCGGCGGAAGCTGGAGGCCGACCCCTCGCACCCCAAGCACTTCGTCACCGAGCCCGGAATGGGCTACCGCTTCGAGAAGTGA